From one Pristis pectinata isolate sPriPec2 chromosome 12, sPriPec2.1.pri, whole genome shotgun sequence genomic stretch:
- the LOC127576855 gene encoding neuromedin-U receptor 2-like yields MHVKSAINESDPRNSIQLVRNLPSKHHLLIESKQQEPSHVTIPITVFYALLFLFGIFANSLSILMLLKNGRMKSSAVRFYLLSLAMADLVLLLTIPVTVYRYYWQYYPWLLSNLLCKLYFMIRHIYCATTSWTIIVFTAERYIAICHPMWSITGLRQSRMIHLLAVIWVLSAVSSVPFAIVYGQSTACILDYTATSRDKTVFSSTVCEMTEKEPFTIYKTVVQVRSILCFLVPLTVIIIFHLLIFRHLSVNRRLWEGMGLTHLRRGQYINSSEKLCRTERKVLQLMGAVAVAFFVCNFPDTAASLMHIYTENWTTNVHTIYTWLKSYLSMPLWYVNSALDPILFCISSSSFRCACKDTLGPILPWINSSLKGHKLQVSCISLTQSWTRNQLAVSSDTHRAMWTPSSCTGELPNSCDAKQRRALQLLSLKDLSKQNDQQVSYSGILQTSKSHSLSGAAVRQLHSCQVLSEQQMSSYIPAANPPITFSP; encoded by the exons ATGCATGTCAAGTCCGCCATTAATGAATCTGACCCAAGGAACTCAATTCAACTGGTTAGAAATTTACCAAGTAAACACCATCTGTTGATTGAATCCAAGCAGCAAGAACCTAGCCATGTAACGATTCCAATCACTGTGTTTTACGCATTGCTTTTCCTCTTTGGCATATTTGCAAATAGTTTGAGCATTCTGATGCTCTTGAAAAATGGACGTATGAAGAGCAGTGCCGTTCGCTTTTACCTCCTCAGCCTGGCAATGGCAGATCTAGTACTCTTGTTGACTATACCAGTGACCGTCTATAGATATTACTGGCAATATTATCCCTGGCTGCTGAGTAATCTATTATGCAAACTCTATTTCATGATCAGGCACATCTATTGTGCCACAACTAGTTGGACGATAATTGTATTTACTGCTGAACGATATATTGCCATATGCCATCCAATGTGGTCAATCACTGGTTTGCGACAGTCTCGTATGATCCATTTGTTGGCAGTGATCTGGGTGTTATCAGCTGTCTCATCTGTGCCATTTGCAATTGTTTATGGACAATCAACAGCCTGTATCCTAGACTACACTGCAACTTCACGGGATAAGACTGTCTTCTCCTCTACTGTGTGTGAGATGACTGAGAAAGAGCcattcaccatctacaagactgTGGTTCAAGTGAgaagcattttgtgtttcttggTTCCACTCACTGTGATCATCATTTTTCACTTATTAATATTTCGACATTTAAGTGTGAATAGACGActgtgggagggaatgggattgacacaTCTAAGGAGAGGTCAATATATAAATAGTTCGGAAAAACTGTGTAGAACAGAAAGAAAAGTGCTTCAACTGATGG GAGCCGTTGCTGTTGCCTTTTTCGTTTGTAACTTCCCTGATACCGCTGCCTCCCTGATGCACATTTACACAGAGAATTGGACCACAAATGTTCACACTATATATACCTGGCTGAAGTCTTACTTGTCAATGCCACTGTGGTATGTGAACAGTGCTTTAGACCCCATTCTTTTCTGtatttcctcttcctcctttcgCTGTGCATGCAAGGATACCCTTGGGCCCATCCTCCCCTGGATTAACAGTTCATTGAAGGGCCACAAGCTACAGGTTTCTTGCATTAGCCTCACACAAAGCTGGACCAGGAATCAACTGGCAGTATCTTCAGATACACATAGAGCCATGTGGACTCCGAGTTCCTGCACTGGAGAACTCCCCAATTCATGTGATGCAAAGCAGAGAAGAGCACTTCAGCTGCTTTCTTTGAAGGATCTCTCAAAGCAGAATGATCAGCAAGTCTCTTACTCAGGGATTTTGCAGACCAGCAAATCTCACTCCCTCAGTGGTGCTGCTGTCCGGCAGCTCCACTCCTGCCAGGTTCTCTCTGAACAACAAATGTCCTCCTACATACCAGCAGCTAACCCCCCCATCACTTTCTCCCCTTGA